Proteins encoded within one genomic window of Companilactobacillus zhachilii:
- a CDS encoding carboxymuconolactone decarboxylase family protein, whose translation MPNKNAQQNHDVMFPNHVSTLKKTDPEFIDIFDNFAFDEVLQHIQIETKLRLKVTLASLIAMQCLNEYKAMLTAALNVGVTPVEIKEIVYQAVPYVGLGKVFDFLNGTNEVFAEKGISVPLEPQSTTTPDSRMDEGLKTVRRIVGGTVDNMLTNAPENQKHFATFLADNCFGDFYTRNGLDDKTRELLTFAMLVSMGGADPQVKGHIAANKNVGNDKQKLIDTITVLLPFIGYPRTLTALNLLNEVIPEDKD comes from the coding sequence ATGCCAAATAAAAATGCACAACAAAATCATGATGTGATGTTTCCTAATCATGTCTCAACTTTAAAGAAGACTGATCCAGAGTTTATTGATATTTTTGACAATTTTGCGTTTGACGAGGTTTTGCAACACATCCAAATTGAGACAAAGTTACGTTTGAAGGTAACTCTAGCCTCATTGATTGCGATGCAATGTCTCAATGAATACAAAGCAATGTTGACGGCAGCACTTAATGTTGGAGTAACACCAGTTGAAATTAAGGAGATTGTTTATCAAGCCGTTCCATACGTTGGCTTAGGGAAAGTCTTTGATTTCTTAAATGGTACTAATGAAGTGTTTGCCGAAAAGGGTATTTCAGTGCCACTCGAACCCCAAAGTACTACAACGCCCGATTCAAGAATGGACGAGGGTTTAAAGACAGTTCGCCGTATTGTCGGTGGGACAGTTGATAATATGCTGACGAATGCACCAGAAAATCAGAAGCATTTTGCAACCTTCTTAGCTGATAACTGTTTTGGTGACTTTTATACCCGTAACGGGTTGGACGATAAGACTCGAGAGTTATTAACATTTGCAATGTTAGTTTCGATGGGTGGGGCCGATCCACAGGTAAAAGGACATATTGCTGCTAATAAAAACGTGGGTAATGACAAGCAAAAGTTAATCGATACGATTACAGTTTTATTACCATTCATTGGATATCCACGGACGTTAACTGCATTGAATTTGTTGAATGAAGTTATTCCTGAAGATAAGGATTAA